Proteins from a genomic interval of Phenylobacterium sp. LH3H17:
- the parC gene encoding DNA topoisomerase IV subunit A has translation MTVQTQPPGDGPRVIDEPLTEALSRRYLAYALSVITDRALPDVRDGLKPVQRRVLYAMREMRLNPENAARKCAKVVGEVMGGYHPHGDQSIYDTLVRMAQDFSQRYPLVDGQGNFGNIDGDNPAAMRYTEAKLTAAAMLLLDGIDEDAVDFKPTYDSQDEEPVVLPTGFPNLLANGSSGIAVGMATSIPPHNAAELIDACLLLLDSPDASTEQLAEHVLGPDFPTGGVIVESKASMIETYATGRGGVRVRALWEKEDGGRGTYQIVITEIPYQVKKADLVEQLAELIENKKAPLLGDVRDESAEDVRLVLEPKSRNVEPEVLMESLFKLSALETRFPVNMNVLDARGSPGVMGLRQALQAFLDHRREVLVRRARHRLGKIEARLHILDGLLIAYLNLDEVIRIVRYEDDPKAKLIEAFALSELQADAILNTRLRQLAKLEEMELRREHAELAEERDGLVTMLASDRQQWKLVGVGLKAVRKVLGPDTELGRRRSIFADAPTVDADAAIEAMIVREPITVILSDRGWIRAAKGKVEDPSELKYKEGDKHGFVVPAETTDKLLIFASDGRFFTIPCDKLPSARGHGEPLRLMLDLDDKTAIVDVFPHRPGTKRIIASKEGYGFVLPEEEAISFRRAGKQVLNAGAKGAAFALRATGDHLGVIGDNGKILIFPMAELPEMPRGKGVKLQSYREGGLRDAIVFKAEEGATWIDTAGRTRVWGEWRDWLAKRAAAGKLAPKGFPTSKRFKPK, from the coding sequence ATGACAGTTCAGACCCAACCGCCCGGCGACGGCCCGCGCGTCATCGACGAGCCCCTGACGGAGGCCCTGTCGCGGCGCTATCTCGCCTACGCCCTCTCCGTCATCACCGACCGGGCGCTGCCCGACGTGCGCGATGGCCTGAAGCCTGTTCAGCGGCGCGTGCTCTACGCCATGCGCGAGATGCGCCTCAATCCCGAGAACGCGGCCCGCAAGTGCGCCAAGGTCGTCGGCGAGGTGATGGGCGGCTATCACCCGCACGGGGACCAGTCGATCTACGACACCCTGGTGCGCATGGCCCAGGACTTCTCCCAGCGCTATCCGCTGGTCGACGGCCAGGGCAACTTCGGCAATATCGACGGCGATAACCCCGCCGCCATGCGCTACACCGAGGCCAAGCTGACGGCCGCGGCCATGCTGCTGCTGGACGGCATCGACGAGGACGCCGTCGACTTCAAGCCCACCTATGACAGCCAGGACGAAGAGCCCGTCGTCCTGCCCACCGGCTTTCCCAATCTGCTGGCAAACGGCTCCAGCGGCATCGCCGTGGGCATGGCCACCTCGATCCCGCCGCACAACGCCGCCGAGCTGATCGACGCCTGCCTGCTGCTGCTGGACAGTCCCGATGCCTCCACCGAGCAGCTGGCCGAACACGTCCTTGGGCCGGACTTCCCCACCGGTGGAGTCATCGTCGAGTCCAAGGCCTCGATGATCGAGACCTACGCCACCGGCCGGGGCGGGGTCCGGGTCCGCGCACTCTGGGAAAAGGAGGACGGCGGTCGCGGGACCTACCAGATCGTCATCACCGAGATTCCCTACCAGGTGAAGAAGGCCGACCTGGTCGAGCAGCTGGCCGAGTTGATCGAGAACAAGAAGGCGCCGCTGCTGGGCGACGTGCGCGACGAGAGCGCCGAGGACGTGCGCCTGGTGCTCGAGCCCAAGAGCCGCAATGTCGAGCCCGAGGTGCTGATGGAGAGCCTGTTCAAGCTCTCGGCGCTCGAAACCCGCTTTCCGGTGAATATGAACGTGCTGGACGCCCGGGGCTCTCCCGGCGTCATGGGCCTGCGCCAGGCCCTGCAGGCCTTCCTCGACCACCGCCGCGAGGTGTTGGTGCGCCGCGCCCGGCACCGCCTGGGCAAGATCGAAGCCCGGCTTCACATCCTCGACGGCCTGCTGATCGCCTACCTCAACCTCGACGAGGTGATCCGCATCGTCCGTTACGAGGACGACCCGAAGGCCAAGCTGATCGAGGCCTTCGCGCTCAGCGAGCTGCAGGCCGACGCCATCCTCAACACCCGCCTGCGCCAGTTGGCCAAGCTGGAGGAGATGGAGCTGCGGCGCGAACATGCCGAACTGGCCGAGGAGCGCGACGGCCTGGTCACCATGCTGGCCTCCGACAGGCAGCAATGGAAGCTGGTGGGCGTGGGCCTGAAGGCGGTGCGCAAGGTCCTGGGGCCCGACACCGAGCTCGGCCGCCGCCGCTCGATCTTCGCCGACGCGCCCACCGTCGACGCGGACGCGGCCATCGAGGCGATGATCGTGCGCGAGCCGATCACCGTGATCCTGTCCGATCGCGGCTGGATCCGCGCCGCCAAGGGCAAGGTCGAGGACCCCTCGGAGCTCAAGTACAAGGAGGGCGACAAGCACGGCTTCGTGGTCCCCGCCGAGACCACCGACAAGCTGCTGATCTTCGCCTCCGACGGCCGGTTCTTCACCATCCCCTGCGACAAGCTCCCGTCCGCGCGAGGCCACGGCGAGCCCCTGCGGCTCATGCTGGACCTGGACGACAAGACCGCCATCGTCGACGTCTTCCCGCATCGGCCGGGGACCAAGCGGATCATCGCCTCGAAGGAGGGCTACGGTTTCGTCCTGCCCGAGGAGGAGGCGATCTCCTTCCGACGCGCCGGCAAGCAGGTGCTGAACGCCGGCGCCAAGGGAGCGGCCTTCGCCCTGCGGGCCACGGGCGACCACCTGGGGGTCATCGGCGACAACGGCAAGATCCTGATCTTCCCCATGGCCGAGCTGCCGGAAATGCCCCGGGGCAAGGGCGTCAAGCTTCAGTCCTACCGCGAGGGCGGATTGCGAGACGCCATCGTGTTCAAGGCCGAGGAGGGGGCGACCTGGATCGACACCGCCGGGCGCACCCGGGTCTGGGGCGAGTGGCGCGACTGGCTGGCCAAGCGGGCGGCCGCTGGCAAGCTGGCGCCCAAGGGCTTCCCGACCAGCAAGCGTTTCAAGCCGAAATAG
- a CDS encoding AAA family ATPase codes for MNRVVILGCAGSGKTTLARRLAERITAPLICLDEIWPPYQATNDVQAFREAVIEAHATDTWVSDGNFALATFDIRLPSADRVIWLDRSGPSCAWRATTRLLQPGEHHRPRDLLKVLRFIRSFDRINRPRIETARIEHGPHAPVVRLRNDREIADFLRAAAPISA; via the coding sequence TTGAACCGTGTCGTCATCCTGGGCTGCGCCGGCAGCGGCAAGACCACCCTGGCGCGCCGGCTGGCCGAGCGCATCACCGCGCCCCTCATCTGCCTGGACGAGATCTGGCCACCATACCAGGCGACGAACGACGTCCAGGCCTTTCGCGAGGCGGTGATCGAGGCCCACGCCACGGATACCTGGGTCAGCGACGGGAACTTCGCCCTGGCCACCTTCGACATCCGCCTGCCGAGCGCGGACCGTGTGATCTGGCTCGACCGATCCGGGCCGTCCTGCGCCTGGCGCGCAACGACGCGCCTGCTTCAGCCCGGCGAGCACCACCGGCCGCGCGACCTTCTCAAGGTGCTTCGGTTCATCCGGAGCTTCGACCGCATCAATCGCCCGCGCATCGAGACCGCGCGTATCGAGCACGGCCCGCATGCGCCGGTCGTCCGCCTGAGGAACGACCGCGAGATCGCGGACTTCCTGCGAGCGGCTGCCCCTATTTCGGCTTGA
- a CDS encoding response regulator, with product MPNPTIIFVDDDFICNHDICEILNRADFTVVTAYCAAAALDAIATGDPLSGLVTDIDLGPGADGFEVARRARAAYPDLPIIYISGTAAGRHPFEGVSDSTFLSKPCSPQQIVAALNRAIRLEAT from the coding sequence ATGCCAAATCCCACGATAATATTCGTTGATGACGACTTTATCTGCAACCATGACATCTGCGAGATACTCAACAGAGCGGACTTCACGGTTGTAACCGCCTATTGCGCTGCCGCTGCACTCGACGCCATCGCCACGGGTGACCCTCTGTCGGGCCTGGTGACTGACATCGACCTTGGGCCCGGGGCGGATGGTTTCGAAGTCGCCCGCCGCGCCCGCGCGGCCTACCCCGACCTGCCGATCATCTATATCTCGGGAACCGCGGCCGGCCGGCACCCCTTCGAGGGGGTCTCCGACTCGACATTCCTGTCCAAACCCTGCTCGCCCCAGCAGATCGTCGCGGCCCTGAACCGCGCGATCCGGCTCGAGGCGACCTGA
- the aspS gene encoding aspartate--tRNA ligase, with the protein MHAYRSHTAGALRAADTGQTVRLSGWIHRKRDHGGLVFIDLRDHYGLTQLVMSPETPGFDVIERLRAESVIRIDGEVVARSAETINANLPTGEVEVRVRSVEVLSEAAELPLPVFGEPDYPEEIRLKHRYLDLRRETLHKNIVLRSKVIHSIRNRMIGQGFLEYQTPILTASSPEGARDFLVPSRLHPTKFYALPQAPQQFKQLLMVSGFDRYFQIAPCFRDEDLRADRSLEFYQLDVEMSFVTQEDVFAAIEPVMHGVFEEFADGKPVTPYPFPRIPYRESMQKYGTDKPDTRNPLIMQDVSERFRGGGFGLFARILEDAKNAVWAIPAPKGGSRAFCDRMNSWAQGEGQPGLGYIFWSEDQGGWGGPIAKNLGPDATGALMGQLGLGQGDAAFFVAGDPKAFAKFAGSARTKVGTDLKLIDEDRFEFVWIVDFPMFEWNEEEKRVDFSHNPFSMPQGEMEALLTQDPLSILAYQYDIVCNGYELCSGAIRNHRPELMLKAFEVAGYGSNVVEEQFGGMLNAFRHGAPPHGGLAPGIDRIVMLLAGQTAIREVIAFPLNQQGQDLLMNAPSEVEERQLKELHIRLAPPIKV; encoded by the coding sequence ATGCACGCCTACCGCAGCCATACCGCGGGCGCCCTGCGCGCCGCCGACACGGGTCAGACCGTCCGACTTTCGGGCTGGATCCATCGCAAGCGCGACCACGGCGGTCTCGTGTTCATCGACCTGCGCGACCACTACGGCCTGACCCAGTTGGTCATGAGCCCGGAGACCCCGGGCTTCGACGTCATTGAACGCCTGCGCGCCGAGAGCGTGATCCGCATCGACGGCGAGGTGGTGGCCCGCTCGGCCGAGACCATCAACGCCAACCTGCCCACTGGCGAGGTCGAGGTGCGGGTGCGCTCGGTCGAGGTGCTGTCGGAGGCCGCCGAGTTGCCGCTGCCGGTGTTCGGCGAGCCCGACTATCCCGAAGAGATCCGGCTGAAGCACCGCTATCTCGACCTGCGCCGCGAGACCCTGCACAAGAACATCGTCCTGCGCTCGAAGGTCATCCACTCGATCCGCAACCGCATGATCGGCCAGGGCTTCCTGGAGTACCAGACCCCGATCCTGACGGCCTCGTCGCCGGAAGGCGCGCGCGACTTCCTGGTGCCCTCGCGTCTGCATCCGACCAAGTTCTACGCGCTGCCCCAGGCGCCCCAGCAGTTCAAGCAGCTGCTGATGGTCTCGGGCTTCGACCGCTACTTCCAGATCGCGCCCTGCTTCCGCGATGAGGACCTGCGCGCCGACCGCAGCCTGGAATTCTACCAGCTCGACGTCGAGATGAGCTTCGTGACCCAGGAAGACGTGTTCGCGGCCATCGAGCCGGTGATGCACGGCGTCTTCGAGGAATTCGCCGACGGCAAGCCGGTGACGCCGTATCCGTTCCCGCGCATCCCGTACCGGGAGAGCATGCAGAAGTACGGCACCGACAAGCCCGACACCCGCAACCCGCTGATCATGCAGGACGTGTCCGAGCGGTTCCGGGGCGGCGGCTTCGGACTGTTCGCCCGCATCCTCGAGGACGCCAAGAACGCCGTCTGGGCCATCCCCGCGCCGAAGGGCGGCAGCCGCGCCTTCTGCGACCGCATGAACAGCTGGGCCCAGGGCGAGGGTCAGCCGGGCCTCGGCTACATCTTCTGGAGCGAGGACCAGGGCGGCTGGGGTGGCCCGATCGCCAAGAACCTCGGCCCAGACGCCACCGGCGCGCTCATGGGCCAGCTCGGCCTGGGGCAGGGCGACGCCGCCTTCTTCGTGGCCGGTGATCCCAAGGCGTTCGCCAAGTTCGCCGGCAGCGCCCGGACCAAGGTGGGGACCGACCTGAAGCTGATCGACGAGGACCGCTTCGAGTTCGTCTGGATCGTCGACTTCCCGATGTTCGAGTGGAACGAGGAGGAGAAGCGCGTCGACTTCTCGCACAACCCCTTCTCCATGCCCCAGGGCGAGATGGAGGCCCTGCTTACCCAGGACCCGCTGTCGATCCTGGCCTACCAGTACGACATCGTCTGCAACGGCTACGAGCTGTGTTCCGGCGCGATCCGGAACCATCGTCCGGAGCTGATGCTGAAGGCTTTCGAGGTCGCCGGCTATGGGTCGAACGTGGTGGAGGAGCAGTTTGGCGGCATGCTGAACGCGTTCCGTCACGGCGCGCCTCCGCACGGAGGCCTGGCGCCCGGCATCGACCGCATCGTCATGCTGCTGGCCGGCCAGACCGCAATTCGCGAGGTGATCGCCTTCCCGCTGAACCAGCAAGGTCAGGACTTGCTGATGAACGCCCCGTCGGAAGTCGAGGAGCGTCAGCTCAAGGAACTGCACATCCGGCTCGCGCCCCCGATCAAGGTCTGA
- a CDS encoding pentapeptide repeat-containing protein, with amino-acid sequence MDRNTRPLTPRFAALLAAIAATAAFAPGLASAAIGDKDVARMVSFGGACSRCELSGRKLNGAQFMGANFSGSALVGSDLRDARFFGANFAGADLSRADLSESEMVGANFASAVLVDARMRSVEAKGVNFASANMARIDMRDSEAVGSNFAKANISSGRFQAAAMNGANLTRVDARGASFRDAELSGATMSGGRFDQVSFRDADLDGANLMGSSFSGADFRDASLRHTHITGADLSRAQGLSQEQLDEACGDASTRLPSGLTVRSCSRKIRFVGAHHAPVPAVKAMPAVPPAPPAPPAPRYIVAND; translated from the coding sequence ATGGATCGCAATACTCGACCCCTGACGCCTCGGTTCGCCGCCCTGCTGGCCGCGATCGCCGCCACCGCCGCCTTCGCGCCCGGCCTGGCCAGCGCCGCCATCGGCGACAAGGACGTGGCCCGGATGGTTTCGTTCGGCGGCGCCTGCAGCCGCTGTGAACTCTCCGGCCGTAAGCTCAACGGCGCCCAGTTCATGGGCGCGAACTTCTCCGGCTCGGCCCTGGTCGGCTCGGACCTGCGCGATGCGCGCTTCTTCGGCGCCAACTTCGCGGGCGCGGACCTCTCTCGCGCAGATCTCTCCGAATCCGAGATGGTGGGCGCCAATTTCGCCTCCGCCGTGCTGGTCGACGCGCGGATGCGCTCGGTGGAGGCCAAGGGCGTGAACTTCGCCTCGGCCAACATGGCCCGTATCGACATGCGGGATTCCGAGGCTGTCGGCTCCAACTTCGCCAAGGCCAACATCTCGTCCGGCCGCTTCCAGGCCGCAGCCATGAACGGCGCGAACCTGACCCGGGTCGACGCCCGTGGCGCCAGCTTCCGCGACGCGGAGTTGTCCGGCGCGACGATGTCCGGCGGCCGTTTCGATCAGGTGTCCTTCCGCGACGCCGACCTCGACGGCGCCAACCTGATGGGCTCCAGCTTCTCCGGGGCCGACTTCCGCGACGCCAGCCTGCGCCATACCCACATCACCGGGGCCGATCTCTCACGCGCCCAGGGCCTGAGCCAGGAACAGCTCGACGAAGCCTGTGGCGATGCTTCCACCAGGCTGCCCTCGGGTCTGACCGTGCGCTCGTGCAGCCGCAAGATCCGCTTCGTCGGCGCCCATCACGCACCGGTTCCCGCCGTCAAGGCCATGCCGGCGGTTCCGCCGGCTCCGCCGGCCCCGCCCGCGCCCCGCTACATCGTCGCCAACGACTAG